The following coding sequences lie in one Rutidosis leptorrhynchoides isolate AG116_Rl617_1_P2 chromosome 4, CSIRO_AGI_Rlap_v1, whole genome shotgun sequence genomic window:
- the LOC139904166 gene encoding uncharacterized protein, translating to MPRVSKRKSEPVRSSEPAAKKQTKEVERIDSLFASYANASLDLIDPEGIEKLCSDLSVEYTDVRILMLAWKMNAKKQGYFTQDEWRAGLKSLHADTVRKLKNKLPELQKEVAKKENFEDFYYFSFRYCLTEDKQKTLDIESACMLLDLVLGPYFRLQVDSFVEYLKIQKEYKAINMDQWTNFLRFCQEIEFPDLVKYDACQAWPLILDNFVDWLRGKSTSA from the exons ATGCCTCGTGTTTCAAAGAGGAAATCGGAACCTGTTAGATCATCTGAGCCTG CTGCAAAGAAACAAACAAAGGAAGTGGAGCGAATAGACAGCTTATTTGCGTCATATGCTAATGCTTCACTAGACTTGATTGA TCCAGAAGGAATTGAGAAGCTTTGTTCTGATCTTTCTGTTGAGTACACCGATGTCAGAATCTTGATGCTTGCTTG GAAGATGAATGCTAAGAAGCAGGGGTACTTTACACAG GATGAATGGCGGGCGGGTCTAAAGTCACTACATGCTGACACTGTTCGAAAGTTGAAAAATAAACTCCCTGAGTTGCAGAAAGAG GTGGCTAAGAAAGAAAATTTCGAGGATTTCTATTACTTTTCTTTCCGTTACTGTTTGACTG AGGATAAGCAGAAGACCTTAGATATCGAGAGTGCTTGCATGTTGCTCGATCTTGTTCTAGGGCCGTATTTTCGTCTTCAAGTAGACTCATTCGTCGAGTATCTAAAG ATCCAGAAGGAGTATAAGGCGATAAATATGGATCAGTGGACAAACTTTCTCCGTTTTTGTCAGGAG ATAGAGTTTCCAGATCTTGTGAAGTATGATGCCTGCCAAGCATGGCCTTTGATTCTCGACAATTTTGTAGACTGGCTGAGAGGAAAGTCCACGTCAGCATAA